Proteins encoded by one window of Erythrobacter sp.:
- a CDS encoding COQ9 family protein, with the protein MVAAMDDLTLDELRVALAPEIALAAMFDGWSDAALVAAAEGQGVDPAVARLAFPGGPMDMIDAWVSSVDAKMQAHFADGRLGNMPIRERIRSLVWFRIEAIEGLEESLSRAMTVQAMPQNVPAALKQGWSSADKMWRLAGDVATDYNHYTKRAILASIYAATLAVWKSDESEDKAETRAFLDRRIDGVMKFEKAKAQLLGKEREHFDLARFLGRLRYPQS; encoded by the coding sequence ATGGTGGCCGCGATGGACGATCTGACGCTCGACGAACTGCGGGTTGCGCTCGCTCCTGAAATCGCGCTTGCCGCCATGTTCGACGGCTGGAGCGATGCGGCGCTGGTGGCGGCGGCAGAAGGGCAGGGCGTCGATCCGGCGGTGGCGCGGCTGGCCTTTCCCGGCGGGCCGATGGACATGATCGATGCATGGGTTTCCTCGGTCGATGCGAAAATGCAGGCGCACTTTGCCGACGGGCGGCTGGGCAACATGCCCATCCGGGAGCGCATTCGCAGCCTTGTCTGGTTCCGGATCGAAGCCATCGAAGGGCTGGAGGAATCGCTCTCGCGCGCCATGACGGTGCAGGCAATGCCGCAGAATGTCCCTGCCGCACTGAAGCAGGGCTGGTCCAGCGCGGACAAGATGTGGCGGCTGGCCGGCGATGTGGCCACCGATTACAATCACTACACCAAGCGAGCGATCCTCGCTTCGATCTACGCCGCCACGCTGGCGGTGTGGAAAAGCGATGAGAGCGAGGACAAGGCCGAAACCCGTGCCTTTCTCGACCGCCGGATCGACGGGGTGATGAAGTTCGAAAAGGCCAAGGCGCAATTGCTGGGCAAGGAACGCGAGCATTTCGACCTGGCGCGGTTTCTTGGCCGCCTCCGCTATCCGCAATCCTAG
- a CDS encoding ferrous iron transport protein A — MEPQLTLDNLAPLARAEILSVDWAALAPDEGKRLRALGLDEGARVAVAHRGMFFGKDPIALMIGRSLVAVRRVHARAMTVRKL, encoded by the coding sequence GTGGAACCACAGCTCACACTTGATAACCTTGCACCGCTTGCGCGGGCAGAAATCCTCAGCGTCGATTGGGCCGCGCTCGCGCCCGACGAAGGCAAGCGGCTGCGCGCGCTCGGCCTTGATGAAGGCGCGCGGGTGGCGGTGGCCCATCGGGGGATGTTCTTTGGCAAGGATCCGATTGCGCTGATGATAGGTCGTTCGCTGGTGGCCGTGCGCCGCGTCCATGCCCGCGCCATGACGGTGCGCAAGCTGTGA
- a CDS encoding ferrous iron transporter B, whose product MTRLRTAALVGNPNAGKSALFNALTGARQKIANYPGVTVERVSGRMLLPSGEPVELIDLPGSYSLDAASPDEEVTRQVVLGEFPGEVQPETLVVVIDAANLDQHLVFAQEVIALGRPTVVALNMVDLAERDGLVLDPDALAMALGVPVVPTVAVRKRGLEALGEAIAGAEGQDLSARHSVAALTLPERRFAAHTMAQGATLAESATHRLHTHLDKVLLHRWLGPLVLFALLFVMFQAVFAWADPLIGALEGLAEGASSVVTGAMPESFLRDLITEGVIAGVGSVVVFLPQIVILFAFILLMEQSGYMARAAFIMDRLMAGVGLSGRSFIPLLSSFACAIPGIMATRAIADPKDRLTTILIAPLMTCSARLPVYAVIIGAVIPARSVGPSIGLQGLVLFGLYLAGIVGAMAAALVLRRTVTKGTASGFIMELPKYQWPPMRDLLLGLWQRAWVFLRRAGTIIFAATVILWLLLTFPKAEPGESQLDASAAGQIANAMHPAFAPIGFQREMTLALVPAMAAREVAVSSLATTYAVEQGDEAETELALRDQIALRWSLPTALAFLAWFVFAPQCLSTIAVARRETNGWKWPLFMLAYLFALAYIFAGLTYWIAVSLGL is encoded by the coding sequence ATGACTCGTCTCCGCACCGCCGCGCTGGTCGGCAATCCCAATGCAGGCAAGAGCGCGCTGTTCAACGCGCTCACCGGAGCGCGCCAGAAGATCGCCAACTATCCCGGCGTAACCGTGGAACGAGTGAGCGGGCGGATGCTGCTGCCATCGGGCGAGCCGGTGGAACTGATCGACCTGCCGGGTTCGTATTCGCTCGATGCTGCCAGCCCGGACGAGGAAGTGACGCGGCAAGTGGTGCTGGGCGAGTTTCCGGGTGAAGTGCAGCCCGAAACGCTGGTGGTGGTGATCGATGCCGCCAATCTCGATCAGCACCTGGTCTTCGCGCAGGAAGTGATCGCGCTCGGCCGCCCGACGGTGGTGGCGCTCAACATGGTCGATCTGGCGGAGCGCGACGGGCTGGTGCTCGATCCCGATGCGCTGGCCATGGCGCTCGGCGTGCCGGTGGTGCCGACCGTGGCGGTGCGCAAGCGCGGGCTGGAAGCCCTGGGCGAAGCGATCGCCGGGGCCGAGGGGCAGGACCTGTCCGCCCGCCACAGCGTTGCCGCGCTGACCCTGCCGGAGCGACGCTTCGCAGCGCACACGATGGCGCAGGGTGCGACACTGGCCGAAAGCGCGACGCACCGATTGCATACCCATCTCGACAAGGTGCTGCTGCACCGCTGGCTCGGCCCGCTGGTGCTGTTCGCCTTGCTGTTCGTGATGTTCCAGGCGGTGTTCGCCTGGGCCGATCCGCTGATCGGGGCGCTTGAGGGACTTGCCGAAGGCGCGAGCAGCGTCGTCACCGGGGCCATGCCGGAAAGTTTCCTGCGCGACCTGATTACCGAAGGCGTGATCGCGGGGGTCGGCTCGGTGGTGGTGTTCCTTCCGCAGATCGTGATCCTGTTCGCCTTCATCCTGCTGATGGAGCAATCGGGCTACATGGCCCGCGCGGCCTTCATTATGGACCGCCTGATGGCGGGTGTCGGCCTTTCGGGCCGCAGTTTCATTCCGCTGCTCTCCAGCTTCGCCTGCGCCATTCCCGGCATCATGGCCACCCGTGCGATTGCCGATCCCAAGGACCGGCTGACCACGATCCTGATCGCCCCGCTGATGACCTGTTCGGCGCGGCTGCCGGTCTATGCGGTGATTATCGGCGCGGTGATTCCGGCCAGATCGGTCGGTCCGAGCATCGGCTTGCAGGGGCTGGTTCTGTTCGGGCTCTATCTGGCGGGGATTGTCGGCGCGATGGCGGCGGCACTGGTGCTGCGGCGCACGGTGACCAAGGGCACCGCTTCGGGCTTCATTATGGAACTGCCCAAGTACCAATGGCCCCCAATGCGCGACCTGCTGCTCGGGCTGTGGCAACGCGCGTGGGTGTTCCTGCGCCGCGCGGGCACGATCATCTTTGCCGCCACCGTTATCCTGTGGCTGCTGCTGACCTTCCCCAAGGCCGAACCGGGCGAAAGCCAGCTCGATGCTTCGGCTGCCGGACAGATCGCCAATGCCATGCATCCCGCTTTCGCACCGATCGGCTTCCAGCGCGAGATGACCTTGGCGCTGGTGCCAGCGATGGCAGCGCGCGAGGTGGCGGTATCCTCGCTGGCGACGACCTATGCGGTGGAGCAGGGCGACGAGGCGGAGACCGAACTGGCGCTGCGCGACCAGATCGCCCTGCGCTGGAGCCTGCCGACCGCCCTCGCCTTCCTTGCGTGGTTCGTGTTCGCGCCGCAGTGCCTCTCCACCATCGCGGTGGCGCGGCGGGAGACGAACGGCTGGAAATGGCCGCTGTTCATGCTGGCCTACCTGTTCGCGCTGGCCTACATTTTTGCCGGGCTGACCTACTGGATCGCGGTTTCGTTGGGATTATAG
- the ssb gene encoding single-stranded DNA-binding protein gives MAGSLNKVMLIGNLGADPEVRSFQNGGKVCNLRIATSENWKDKNTGERQERTEWHTVAIFNEGLAGVAERFLKKGSKVYLEGQLQTRKWQDQQGNDRYSTEVVLRGPNSVMTMLDGAPGAGGGSGGGGGGGGQRGGYSGGGGGQSSGGWDQGGGSKGGSGGGMGGGSGGGSNYDDLDDDIPF, from the coding sequence ATGGCCGGCAGCCTCAACAAAGTCATGCTCATCGGCAACCTCGGAGCCGATCCCGAAGTCCGCAGCTTCCAGAACGGTGGCAAGGTGTGCAACCTGCGCATCGCCACCAGTGAGAACTGGAAGGACAAGAACACCGGCGAGCGGCAGGAACGCACCGAGTGGCACACCGTGGCAATCTTCAACGAAGGGTTGGCCGGCGTTGCCGAGCGGTTCCTGAAGAAGGGCAGCAAGGTCTATCTCGAAGGCCAGTTGCAGACCCGCAAGTGGCAGGACCAGCAGGGCAATGACCGCTACTCGACCGAGGTCGTGCTGCGCGGCCCCAACTCGGTGATGACCATGCTGGATGGAGCGCCCGGTGCGGGCGGCGGTTCAGGCGGCGGCGGTGGTGGTGGAGGCCAGCGCGGTGGTTACAGCGGCGGCGGCGGCGGCCAGTCCTCGGGCGGCTGGGACCAGGGCGGCGGCTCCAAGGGTGGATCCGGCGGTGGCATGGGTGGCGGCTCGGGCGGCGGTTCGAACTACGACGACCTGGACGACGATATTCCGTTTTGA